CACAGTTGGGATTGCGATTTGTGCAGTCCGACGCATTTAATATCCATGTTGCCGGTGCGGAAGCAAATGTAGCAGTCCTTCTGGCCAGATTGGGCCTGAATAGCAGGATGGTGACCCGGGTTCCGGACAATGACCTGGCAGAGCTGGCTTTGGCCGAACTGAGAAAGTATGGAGTAGATACAACAGCAGTTCTTAAAGGTGGTGCGCGTTTGGGTACCTATTATGTGGAGAATGGAAACCACATTCGTCCTACACAGGTAATTTATGACCGATCAGGATCTTCCTTCTCCACACTTCGGCCGGGGATGATCGATTGGCAGCAATTGCTGAGGTCGTCCTCATTACTTCACTGGTCTGGTGTTGCAGCAGCAATTTCAGCAAGTGCAGTAGAGGTATGTAGAGAAGCCATTGAAATTGCACACCAGAAAGGAGTAATGATTTCTGCAGATTTCAATTACCGGAGGAAATTATGGGATTATGGGAAAGGTGCTAATGAAATCATGCCCGGCTTGTTACGTTATTGTCAGGTTGCGGTTGCCGACCTGGATAGTGCTGCCGTTTATTTCGGTATAAAAACCAGGGAGGGAATGTCTTTAAGAGACCGGTTTGAATATTGTTTTTCTTTTCTGAAAACAAAAATGCCGCTTCTCAAAACATTTGCAATGAGCTTTAGGGTAGTGGAAGGATTGAATCATGAATATTTTGCGGGGCTTGCGCATGAGGGAAACTTTTATTATTCCACGGTGCATACCCTTCCAATAGTAACTGATCAGATTGGGACAGGAGATGCTTTTACAGCGGGTTTGCTGTATGGAATTTCTTCTGCTTTTGACCCTCAAAAGATGATCAACTGGGCGGTGGCCTGCGGAGTCTTGAAACAAAGTATTTATGGAGACTGGGCCCTGACTAATGTAAAAGAGATCGAAGCTTTTATGGAAAGTGGCATCTCTACAAAAATAAACAGATAGTATAAAGATCCTTAATCTCATTAAACATGGAAAACTGGCAGGAGGTTTCAAACCTGAACCATTACGATACGCCTTTATTTGTGGTGTATGAAGCACGCGTCAAATCTAACATAGAAATGGCGCTGGCCATGATTTCCGGAAATGTTGAGCGATTCAGGCCGCATATCAAAACCCATAAAACAGGAGAAATTATTCAGTTGTTTACCGGATATGGGATCAGTAAGATTAAATGTGCCACTATTGCCGAAGCGGAATTGGCTGCTGTTAATGGAATAAAAGATATTTTGATTGCCTATCAGCCCTTGGGCTTTAAGGTAAATAGATTGATAGAACTGATTACCGCCTTTCCGCTATGTTTATTTTCCTGTCTGGTAGATCATCCTGATGCGGCCCTTCAAATTGCGACCTTGGCCTTGAAGCATCAGATGGAGATTACGGTGTACCTTGATCTGAATACCGGAATGAACCGGACAGGCTTTCCTGTGGCGGGAAATGTAGTGGAGTTTTGTCTGGCGTTAAACCGGATCAAAGGGTTGAAGTTAGCTGGTTTACATGTTTACGATGGTCATCTTCATGACCCGGATCCCGCAGTCCGTGCAGAAAAAGCCACGCCTGCTATGGAAAAGATTTTTGCAGACGCTGATGAACTGGCTGACCTGGGGCTCCCCGGCCTGAAGATCGTCGCCGGAGGTTCTAATACTTTCTCTTATTATGCGATGTTGGAAAGGGTGGAATGTAGTCCGGGGACTTTTGTCTTCTGGGATGAGAATTATACAAGACATCTGCCGGAGTTGAAGTTCAGTCCTGCAGCGTTGCTGATCTGTACTGTAATTTCATTGCCTGCTGCTGACCTGATTTGTGTAGACCTCGGTTATAAATCTGTATCTGCTGAAAATCCGCTGGATAAACGGGTGCTTTTTCCATGGAACGAAGACTTAACGCCACATGGCCATTCGGAGGAACACCTCACTTTAAAACATACGGGAGCAGGCAATTATCAGATTGGGGATCGGATTTATGGCTTGCCTTACCATGTGTGCCCAACCTGCGCACTTTATGAAGAAGCTCAGGTCGTAAGCGGACAGGAGATTAAAACAAGCTGGAAGATCAAAGCCAGAGATAAAAAGATTTCTATCTAAAGGAACGTGAGATTCGGGTTTGCTGCTTTATAAGGGCTCAGTAACTCTGCGTCTGGCGGAAGCTCCGTTACAATATAATCGACCTCAGACAAGCTGGCGATCTTAATCTTCATCGTTGAGTTCAGTTTTTCAGAAATGGAAACAATAGCTACCTTTTCTGAAGCAGCTAACATCGCTTTTTTCACCTGTACCGTATCCCAGTCGGAATCAGAAAAACCACCTTCAATATCCAGCGCGTTTGTGCCCAGGATGCACAGGTCTGTTTTGAGGTGCGATAACTGGTTGAAAACATCTCCGCTAAAACTCATCTGGCTGTAGGTAGAAATCTGTCCTCCCAACATGATGGTACGGATATGTGGCTTGTCCAGTAATTCTACCGCTGATAAGACGCTGGCAGTGACAATTGTAATTCTTAAGTTTCCGGGAATCAGCTTTATAAACTCCCTGATGGTTGTCCCTCCACCTAACAGGAGCAACATATCTTTCCTCAGCAGAGGAAGCAGCTTTTGTGCGATCGTTATTTTATCGTCCTGCGAATAAGCTTTATGTTCGGAAGTGTGATGGTAAGCACTTGCCATCGCACCTCCTTTTACCTTGATCACCAGGTTCTCTTTTTCCAGCTCATTGATATCCCTTCTGATGGTGTCTTCAGAAACGTTGACAATCAGTGCTAAATGCTCAAAAGTAGCACGGGTATGGATGTTAATCTCTTTAACAATGAGCTGCTTGCGTTGCGCCTTTGTTAGGGTAGCTGGTTGTTGATCGGTAGTCATTAATTAGTATATAATTACAATAATACGGCTTAATTATAAAACTCTAAACAATTTTGTATTTATGGTAACTCCTTAGGAGTCACGTTCCATTCCTGTTCATTTATTATAGAAGCCGATTTTCCTCCACGTCCCTGGCTATCAAAGGTACGGAACCTGATGAGGCCCTTAGCGGAGATTGGACCGGTATATAAAGGACTTTTGGCTGTTGGTTCTGTTTGATCAATGGTATAGCGGACTTTCAGGCCGGGAAACTGATTGTTTAAATGTACTTTTCCGTCTTTTATCACTGCACCGGAGGTAGGAAGCCTGTAGTGGAGTTCTCCAAAGGCAGCGTCAATCCTCGGAAGTTCTTTTTTCCCGAGGGTATTGGCAAAACGGGCCCATGCCTGGTTGTACATCGCTTTTCTTTTAGTAGAATCAGGTTCGTTTGCCCATTCCGGATCTTTAGCCCATGCTCTTTCTGCGAGGCCCAATAGCTTCGGCATGATCATGTACTCCAGGTTTTTCGGGCCTTTAATGGTTTCGCTCCATAGCAGCCCCTGCAGGCCCACAACATTAGCCTTTCCCTTTTCAGTTAAGCGTTCTTTTGTATCATAAAAGCCAGGTTTCAGTGTATTGCCAAACTTATCTGTATTGGAATTGAGGAAGGAATTGAAGGGGATGAAGTTAAATGCTTTATCGATATCGGCATATTCACCCCAGTAATAACCTGGTTCTTCAAATGATTTCTGATAAGCCATGTCGAAGTAAAAATTGCTTACGCCGCCAAGGATCACTTTGTACCCGGTATTAGCAAGTCTGTAAGCCAGGTCTTCGGCACCCCAGCCTATGATGTTGTTCCATACATTCAGGTGGATATTTTTATCGCCCATTGCCGGATTGATCACATAAGATTTCTTTCCATCTGCAAGAACAGGCTGCATACCCACCTCCTCCCAACCAGAAAGGTATAAATTTCTGCTTTTCAGAATGCGGTCTATATTGCCATAAAAATAAGCCCAAAGACCGTTTACGTCTTTTAGTTCCGGACGTTCTTTGACCAGGTTTAAGCTGTTTGGAGAGCCTTCCCATGCACCATCAGGTACTTCATCTCCTCCAAAATGGATAGTTTGTAAGGGGGCGCCTGCTGCTTTGTACATCGCGATGATTTCATCACTGATCTTTTCTATAAAGTTATAGGTGGAAGGTAGGGATACATCCATTACATTGTCATTCCAGTTCTGTACAGAACGGTAGCTGGAGCGGTCATTAAGGTCGTGCAACAAATAACGTTTTGCTTCTGCTGTTTTGCCTTCTTTCATCAGCCTGTTATAACGGGCATGCATGGAGCGGATGGCTGCCCTTGCGTGTCCGGGAGCTTCTATCTCCGGGATTACCCGGATGTGACGTGCTTTTGCATACTTTAAAATCTCCATAAAATCTGCTTTGCTGTAATGACCCGTTCCATGGTGTTCATTTAAAAAAGGTCCCGAACCAAAAGAAGGGGGTAAGTGATTGAGCGTGCTGTCAGAAAAATGCCCTCTTCTGGAGCCTACCGAGGTTAATTCAGGGAGACCCTGAATTTCCAATCTCCAGCCCTCATCATCATTCAGGTGGAAATGCAGGACATTTAGTTTGTACATGCCCATCAGGTCAAGAACTTTTAAAATCTCTTCTTTCGTTTGAAAGTTTCTGGCAACGTCTATCATCA
This region of Pedobacter steynii genomic DNA includes:
- a CDS encoding sugar kinase — its product is MNSTPYITCFGELLLRFNTQLGLRFVQSDAFNIHVAGAEANVAVLLARLGLNSRMVTRVPDNDLAELALAELRKYGVDTTAVLKGGARLGTYYVENGNHIRPTQVIYDRSGSSFSTLRPGMIDWQQLLRSSSLLHWSGVAAAISASAVEVCREAIEIAHQKGVMISADFNYRRKLWDYGKGANEIMPGLLRYCQVAVADLDSAAVYFGIKTREGMSLRDRFEYCFSFLKTKMPLLKTFAMSFRVVEGLNHEYFAGLAHEGNFYYSTVHTLPIVTDQIGTGDAFTAGLLYGISSAFDPQKMINWAVACGVLKQSIYGDWALTNVKEIEAFMESGISTKINR
- a CDS encoding D-TA family PLP-dependent enzyme, with amino-acid sequence MENWQEVSNLNHYDTPLFVVYEARVKSNIEMALAMISGNVERFRPHIKTHKTGEIIQLFTGYGISKIKCATIAEAELAAVNGIKDILIAYQPLGFKVNRLIELITAFPLCLFSCLVDHPDAALQIATLALKHQMEITVYLDLNTGMNRTGFPVAGNVVEFCLALNRIKGLKLAGLHVYDGHLHDPDPAVRAEKATPAMEKIFADADELADLGLPGLKIVAGGSNTFSYYAMLERVECSPGTFVFWDENYTRHLPELKFSPAALLICTVISLPAADLICVDLGYKSVSAENPLDKRVLFPWNEDLTPHGHSEEHLTLKHTGAGNYQIGDRIYGLPYHVCPTCALYEEAQVVSGQEIKTSWKIKARDKKISI
- a CDS encoding DeoR/GlpR family DNA-binding transcription regulator translates to MTTDQQPATLTKAQRKQLIVKEINIHTRATFEHLALIVNVSEDTIRRDINELEKENLVIKVKGGAMASAYHHTSEHKAYSQDDKITIAQKLLPLLRKDMLLLLGGGTTIREFIKLIPGNLRITIVTASVLSAVELLDKPHIRTIMLGGQISTYSQMSFSGDVFNQLSHLKTDLCILGTNALDIEGGFSDSDWDTVQVKKAMLAASEKVAIVSISEKLNSTMKIKIASLSEVDYIVTELPPDAELLSPYKAANPNLTFL
- a CDS encoding family 20 glycosylhydrolase, with protein sequence MRRLLFQLPMLLLGLISTAQVKKDANNAKNIAINWQIIENSHAGGGQFLSSLNIQNNAPLALSNKNWKLYFNFARRIVQETVTENVKIVHVNGDLYYIRPTEKFKSIHNGTSANIEFASKDWAVNFTDAPEGFYMIYDDAPNRPVPIQNVKAIPSTRPAQYARNQQDRVPPITPQIIYEQNKNSIDIPEKDLQKIFPSPLQYQDKPGEFILNQSVKITADPAFAAESNFLQQKLNRLLSPIKGAPTGKSIRLMLDKSLGAEAYQLEINSRQILISASEQAGIFYGIQSLLSTFPLQKRGVKISSLKIQNASITDQPRFHFRGLMIDVARNFQTKEEILKVLDLMGMYKLNVLHFHLNDDEGWRLEIQGLPELTSVGSRRGHFSDSTLNHLPPSFGSGPFLNEHHGTGHYSKADFMEILKYAKARHIRVIPEIEAPGHARAAIRSMHARYNRLMKEGKTAEAKRYLLHDLNDRSSYRSVQNWNDNVMDVSLPSTYNFIEKISDEIIAMYKAAGAPLQTIHFGGDEVPDGAWEGSPNSLNLVKERPELKDVNGLWAYFYGNIDRILKSRNLYLSGWEEVGMQPVLADGKKSYVINPAMGDKNIHLNVWNNIIGWGAEDLAYRLANTGYKVILGGVSNFYFDMAYQKSFEEPGYYWGEYADIDKAFNFIPFNSFLNSNTDKFGNTLKPGFYDTKERLTEKGKANVVGLQGLLWSETIKGPKNLEYMIMPKLLGLAERAWAKDPEWANEPDSTKRKAMYNQAWARFANTLGKKELPRIDAAFGELHYRLPTSGAVIKDGKVHLNNQFPGLKVRYTIDQTEPTAKSPLYTGPISAKGLIRFRTFDSQGRGGKSASIINEQEWNVTPKELP